A window of Blastocatellia bacterium genomic DNA:
TAAGTGTTGCAACTAAATAATTTTTATGATTTTAGTAAGAGATAAAATTAAAGTATTAATAACAGATGATTCAGCTTTAATGCGTAAGCTGATCTCAGCAATGCTAAGTCAGGATGCAGAAATTGAAGTTGTTGCAACAGCTATGGATGGGATTTTAGCATTAAAAAAGATTGAGCAATATCAACCAGATGTAATTACTTTAGATATTATAATGCCTAATATGGATGGGTTAACCACACTTGAACATATTGTTTCAAGATATCATTTACCAGTAATTATAGTTAGTTCTTTAGTTTCACCAGGTGCAGAAATAACATTAAGGGCTTTAGAGTTAGGTGCTGTAGACTTTGTTGCAAAGCCTAAAAATCTTGTACCTGATCAGATAAATATTATTGCTCAAGAACTAGTAGCAAAGATAAAGGCTGTAGCTAATTATCGTAGTAGAAAAGTTCTTAATCTATGTGATAAGCAAATAGATAAAGAGACAAACAAAGAAGAAAAACCCTTATTTGAAAAGAAGTTAACAGAAATAGTAAAATCAGAAGAAAAGGCAGCAAAATTAATTTGTATTGGTATTTCTACAGGAGGGCCAGAAGCACTTTCTTGGCTACTACCAAAATTACCAAAAAATTTAGCAGCAGCAGTTTTAATAGTTCAACATATGCCAGAAGGCTTTACAGCACAACTAGCACAACGCTTAAATAAACTTAGTGCAATTCCAATAAAGGAAGCTGCTGATGGAGATTTAATTTTAGCAAGTAGAGTTTTAATTGCTCCTGGTGGTCGTCAAATGTATGTTAAAAAACGTCCCTTAGCCGCTACTGTTGTGGTTAGTGAAGCACCTCCTGTGTCTGGTCATTGTCCTTCGGTAGATGTGCTTTTTGCCTCAGCCGCTACAGAATATGGTGATAATGCTATTGGGGTAATTATGACTGGCATGGGCGAAGATGGGGTTATTGGATTAGGTAAAATAAAGCAAGCTGGAGGACTCACTTTGGCACAGGATGAAGCTAGTTGTGTAGTTTTTGGTATGCCTAAAGTAGCTTTGGCTAAGGGATATGTTGATGAAGTAGTATCCCTAGAGAAAATACCAGACTATTTAGTTGAAAAAGTGGGGGTTTACGCCTGTGACAGAAAATAATATTGAGCAAATACAAATAGCTGCTTTTACTTGTTTAATTGTTGATGATTCTGAGTTTGCTCGTATACATTTGATGGAATTAATGATAGATCTATTGGGGCAAGAAAAGATTTCTTTTGAAATGGCATCTGGAGGCATTGAAGCAATAGAAATTTATCAGAAAATAAAACCAAAACTAGTTATGATGGATATTGTAATGCTGGGGATTGATGGGGTTGAAACTGTTCAGAAAATTTGTGATTTAGATCCAACAGCTTGCATTATTATGGTTAGTTCTTTAAGTTATAAAGAAAAAGTCAAACAAGCTATTATGGCTGGAGCAAAACATTTTGTTGTTAAGCCAATAAAAGCAGAATTACTAAAGCGTGTCATTGTTGATGTTTTAACAAAGTAATTTTTTAGAAATTAGAAATTTATGAGATTAGAATTTGTTAAAGCTTTTGTACAAATTACTAAAGAAATTTTTAGCGAAGTGTTAGACTCAAATGTTGCCACAGGCCCGCTTAGTTTGGCTAATACTCCTAAAGTACAGGGTAAAGTAATTACCTTAGTTGACCTAGGGGGCGATGTACTAGGGAAAATTATTCTACAAATGGATCTTAATACCGCTATTAAGATGTCAGAAAGAATGATGGGTAAAACTACTTTTCCAAAAACAATGGTAGCTTCTTGTATTGCAGAACTAACAGGTATGGCTGTAGGTCGTGCTATATCCTGGATTAATGATCAGAACTGGAATATTGGTATAACTCCCCCAATAGTTATTATGGAAACTCCCCTGCAAGTTGCTACTCAACAGGTAGAAACTTTAGTTTTTCCATTAAATACTCCTTGTGGAGAAGTAACACTAAACATAACAGTAGTAGATAAACTATAGATATTACTAGGTATTCTATTATTAGGAGCTTTAAGTACAGTATATGTCCAAAGAGGATTTACTAGATTTTTTTTTCAGGGGGCAGATATTTTTATCAGAATTTGAACAAGCTCAAGAACTAGCAAAAGAGTTATTTGAAGAAAATGAAGCATTAAAATTAAAAGTAAATGAACTAGAAACCGAGCTATCAGAAAATAATTCTTTAGGAAAGCATGCTTTACAGACAGAAGTTAAAAAACTACAAGCAGAAGTTAAAAAATTTACAAACACAAAATTTATCAATTAGAACAGAAAGTAAAAATTTTATTAATCGTTATCTTGAGATGGAAAAACAAAATGAAGGTTTAATTAACCTCTATGTTGCTAGTTATCAATTGCATTCTACTTTAGATTCTCAAATGGTGGTTAATATCATCGTAGACATTCTTAGTAATTTAATAGGGGCTGAAGAGTTTGCAGTTTTTACCTTAAATGAAGCAGGGACAGAGCTAAGTTTTATGGGTGGCGAACTCGCAGAATTAAAGCATCAGAGTAAAAGAAAATTCTACTGGGCCAAGGTGTTGAAGGAGAAGTGGCTGTAAAAAGAAAAATTTATCGTGGAGATAAAGATTCAGATATATTAATTGCTGTTCCATTAGAAATTTCACTACCTGCTAAATCTGGTAATGAAGCAGTTAATGAGCTAGTAGGAGTAATTAGTATTTACAAGTTTCTTAGTCATAAAAAAAAATTTACTCCAGTAGATTTTGAGCTATTAAACCTTTTAGCTGGACAAGCTGCAACGGCTCTTTTATGTGCTAAATTATATCAAGGTACAGAACGTAAACTCCGCACTATTGAGGGGTTTATGAATCTTTTAAGACAAAGTTAAAACTATAAATTTTTTAGGAGATAAAATTAAGATGGCAGATAGAAAAGTATTAGTAGTTGATGATTCTGCTACTATGCGACAGTTATTAATTATGGCGGTTCGTAAATTAGATGGAATCGGGCCATTAACTTTTGTTGAAGCAGTAGATGGTAAAGATGGTTATGAAAAATTTGCGGCTGGAAATTTTGACCTAATTTTAAGTGATATAAAAATGCCTAATATGACAGGGCTAGATCTAGTTGCAAAAGTTAGGCAAGAATCAAATAACAAAAATGTACCAATTATTATTATTAGTACTAAGGGCGAAGACATGAGATACAAGCAGGTTTAACTTTAGGTGCTAATGAATATCTACTTAAGCCTATTTCTACGATTAGGTTAAAAGAAGTAATTACTAGATTGTTAGCCTAAGCTAAAAACAGGAGTTTGCATGGCAAACAAACAATTAATTTTATTTAAAGTTGCTAGTGAAATCTTTGCTGTAGAAATTAGCTTAGTAAAAGAAATTGTTCCTTTTCAAAATATAACTCCAGTTCCAGATGCTTATAATTTTGTCGAAGGTATTATTAATTTACGTGGTAAGATAGTCACCATCATTGATATGCGTAAACGCCTTCATACACAAATAGCAGAATCTAAAGAAAAAACTTCTAGGATTATTATCCTAGAAATAGATGATAAGTTAATGGGTATGTTGGTTGATGCTGCATCTGAAATAATACGTGTTGATGATAAGGCTATTGGCCCAGCACCAGAGCTAATTAGCGGACAAGGAAATAATTATATTATTGGAGTTATTAAACATAATGATCGATTGATTGTTATGTTGGACTTAAAGAAAATTTTAAGTTCTCAAGAAATTGGTAAGTTAGATGATTTAGTAAAAAGTCTTTAT
This region includes:
- a CDS encoding chemotaxis response regulator protein-glutamate methylesterase, which produces MILVRDKIKVLITDDSALMRKLISAMLSQDAEIEVVATAMDGILALKKIEQYQPDVITLDIIMPNMDGLTTLEHIVSRYHLPVIIVSSLVSPGAEITLRALELGAVDFVAKPKNLVPDQINIIAQELVAKIKAVANYRSRKVLNLCDKQIDKETNKEEKPLFEKKLTEIVKSEEKAAKLICIGISTGGPEALSWLLPKLPKNLAAAVLIVQHMPEGFTAQLAQRLNKLSAIPIKEAADGDLILASRVLIAPGGRQMYVKKRPLAATVVVSEAPPVSGHCPSVDVLFASAATEYGDNAIGVIMTGMGEDGVIGLGKIKQAGGLTLAQDEASCVVFGMPKVALAKGYVDEVVSLEKIPDYLVEKVGVYACDRK
- a CDS encoding response regulator, with amino-acid sequence MTENNIEQIQIAAFTCLIVDDSEFARIHLMELMIDLLGQEKISFEMASGGIEAIEIYQKIKPKLVMMDIVMLGIDGVETVQKICDLDPTACIIMVSSLSYKEKVKQAIMAGAKHFVVKPIKAELLKRVIVDVLTK
- a CDS encoding chemotaxis protein CheX: MRLEFVKAFVQITKEIFSEVLDSNVATGPLSLANTPKVQGKVITLVDLGGDVLGKIILQMDLNTAIKMSERMMGKTTFPKTMVASCIAELTGMAVGRAISWINDQNWNIGITPPIVIMETPLQVATQQVETLVFPLNTPCGEVTLNITVVDKL
- a CDS encoding response regulator: MADRKVLVVDDSATMRQLLIMAVRKLDGIGPLTFVEAVDGKDGYEKFAAGNFDLILSDIKMPNMTGLDLVAKVRQESNNKNVPIIIISTKGEDMRYKQV
- a CDS encoding purine-binding chemotaxis protein CheW; translation: MANKQLILFKVASEIFAVEISLVKEIVPFQNITPVPDAYNFVEGIINLRGKIVTIIDMRKRLHTQIAESKEKTSRIIILEIDDKLMGMLVDAASEIIRVDDKAIGPAPELISGQGNNYIIGVIKHNDRLIVMLDLKKILSSQEIGKLDDLVKSLYGQTT